From a region of the Helianthus annuus cultivar XRQ/B chromosome 5, HanXRQr2.0-SUNRISE, whole genome shotgun sequence genome:
- the LOC110941603 gene encoding shikimate O-hydroxycinnamoyltransferase, with product MKVVIRESTMVTPAEKTPMTKLWSSSLDLIATNSHTLALYFYRSNGSPNFFDTKVMKDALSRALVAFYPMAGRFKHDQDGRVEIDCQGQGALFLEAESDGVIDDFGDFSPNLESLKLNPNFDYSLGIESYPLLAVQVTYFKCGGVSLGVATHHRVADGTSTFHFKNTWSDIARGLDITLPPFIDRTLLRARDPPQPLFKHVEYHPDPTVNSPLQVPLGESKTVFSVFKLTQNQLDALKAKSKEDGNTIRYSTFEILSGHIWKCVSKARGLPDDVKTKLYFSVDGRARLQPPLPCGYFGNVVFTATAIATAGEIQSKPSWYASGKIHDALAMMNNDYLKSAIDYLEEHDCHKPEVSYKYTNLQIISWARIPIHDADFGWGRPIFMGRTGIPSAGKCIVSPSPINDGSLSFVIGLEVEQMKLFSNLLYAI from the exons ATGAAGGTGGTGATAAGAGAATCAACTATGGTGACTCCAGCTGAGAAGACACCAATGACAAAGCTATGGAGCTCTAGCCTTGATCTCATTGCCACCAACAGTCACACACTAGCCTTGTATTTTTACCGGTCCAACGGTAGTCCCAACTTCTTTGATACGAAAGTGATGAAGGACGCTTTGAGCCGGGCTTTGGTTGCATTTTACCCAATGGCAGGGCGATTTAAACACGACCAAGATGGTCGGGTTGAGATCGATTGTCAAGGACAAGGAGCATTGTTTTTGGAAGCGGAGTCTGATGGCGTTATCGATGATTTTGGTGACTTTTCACCCAATTTGGAGTCCTTGAAACTCAATCCGAACTTTGATTACTCGTTGGGAATTGAATCATATCCTCTGCTGGCCGTGCAG GTAACTTACTTCAAATGCGGCGGGGTTTCGCTAGGAGTTGCGACACACCATCGTGTCGCGGATGGGACGTCTACGTTTCACTTCAAAAACACATGGTCTGACATTGCTCGTGGGCTTGACATAACTCTCCCACCCTTCATAGACCGGACCCTCCTTCGTGCACGTGACCCACCACAACCCCTTTTTAAGCACGTCGAATACCACCCGGATCCAACCGTGAACTCGCCGCTCCAAGTCCCATTGGGTGAAAGCAAAACCGTCTTCTCAGTTTTTAAGTTAACACAAAACCAACTCGATGCACTCAAAGCAAAATCAAAGGAAGATGGTAACACGATCCGCTACAGCACTTTTGAAATTCTCTCGGGCCATATTTGGAAGTGCGTGAGTAAAGCCCGTGGGCTACCAGACGATGTGAAAACCAAGCTCTACTTCTCAGTCGATGGGCGGGCCCGCTTACAACCGCCACTTCCATGTGGCTATTTCGGTAATGTTGTCTTCACAGCCACTGCTATAGCGACAGCTGGCGAAATTCAATCCAAACCTTCATGGTACGCTTCAGGTAAAATCCACGATGCTTTAGCGATGATGAATAACGATTATCTAAAATCGGCTATCGATTATCTGGAAGAACATGATTGTCACAAGCCCGAGGTTTCTTATAAGTACACTAATCTTCAAATAATAAGTTGGGCTAGGATCCCGATTCATGACGCGGACTTTGGATGGGGGCGGCCCATCTTCATGGGCCGTACAGGGATCCCGTCAGCTGGTAAGTGTATCGTTTCTCCAAGCCCGATAAATGACGGGAGCTTATCGTTCGTCATTGGACTAGAAGTTGAACAAATGAAGCTTTTCAGCAACTTGTTATATGCAATTTGA
- the LOC110943809 gene encoding uncharacterized protein LOC110943809, translating into MGLEAATVEGVEALEFQHLTSMLAGTSAGVGRDRWQWKLDPSLLFSVASVKQTLQCHNRPDPNYVVEWNNWIPKKVGVVVWRAEKERLPTRAALAKRGITIQSLECIICSEYPETSDHLLVSCEYAQIVWQIMFQWCKSNPIIAFSLKDILESFKQLSGSRKKRKAFHAICQVTIWSLWNMRNEFMVAGKTTPINNLVEEIKSKSFLW; encoded by the coding sequence ATGGGACTGGAGGCGGCAACTGTTGAAGGGGTAGAAGCACTGGAATTTCAGCATCTAACATCGATGCTAGCGGGCACATCGGCTGGGGTCGGTCGAGACAGATGGCAGTGGAAATTGGATCCGTCCCTTCTTTTCTCCGTTGCTAGCGTAAAACAGACTCTTCAATGCCATAATAGGCCAGATCCAAACTACGTCGTGGAATGGAATAATTGGATACCAAAGAAGGTGGGTGTAGTCGTTTGGAGAGCGGAAAAGGAAAGGCTTCCAACTAGGGCTGCGTTAGCTAAGCGAGGCATTACGATCCAGTCATTGGAATGTATCATTTGCAGCGAATATCCAGAAACAAGTGATCACCTGTTAGTTTCGTGTGAATACGCCCAAATCGTCTGGCAGATCATGTTTCAATGGTGCAAGTCCAATCCTATTATAGCCTTCAGCCTAAAGGATATACTCGAATCCTTTAAACAGCTTAGTGGATCAAGGAAAAAAAGAAAAGCCTTTCATGCAATTTGTCAAGTTACCATTTGGAGCCTCTGGAATATGAGGAATGAATTCATGGTTGCAGGGAAAACAACACCAATAAACAACCTGGTTGAGGAGATCAAGAGTAAAAGCTTCCTTTGGTAA
- the LOC110943808 gene encoding uncharacterized protein LOC110943808, translated as MKLELGKKCLLEHFEFKVDRSSKTRYEVSCLVDGCVWRFRAISFGDSGVFFVKSFNDKHTCSKTLTYPHVRQANPKVVAHYLKEPLKDSGRIYRCNEIVKDFRQRFQVEITTSQAWRGKSLALELLQGSSRDSFAELPFYCYNLERANPGSVTHIKTDDERPFEMVFIAIGAAIRTFICNLRPVVIIDAAHLKGEFKGTLFLAVGMDGNNQILPISYGIGKSEDGESWTWFLSKLKECIGEIPEMAIISDRANSIHLALWWKICKSYRLSDFNESFNALCLAVPRVRHTLTSIGFGRWARVHCPCNRYHYMTSNSAESINALSRHSRKMSVTQLLEFFRQYVQKWFYDRCLQGIHEKHLLTQWAQKKIFKKIEGSRTWTVAGIELNSYSVADSGTRGLVDFVNGTCSCRVWQVSDLPCGHVIAVSKFLGETDCSKYCFPCYSNEVYKKTYEEAIYPLPHRSEWEIPEDLINLQPSHMTKRQAGRPRENNRILSRGEEPTPLYCSRCNSYGHHRDVCRQPMPSKIRTRKGPDKGKGKETDDPDHFTQSPSDYMYPSFNLGDF; from the exons ATGAAACTTGAGTTGGGAAAAAAATGTTTGTTAGAACACTTTGAGTTTAAAGTAGATAGATCTTCTAAAACTCGGTACGAAGTGTCATGTTTGGTGGACGGTTGCGTTTGGCGTTTTCGTGCAATAAGTTTTGGGGATAGTGGGGTGTTTTTTGTTAAGAGTTTTAACGATAAACACACGTGCTCGAAGACGCTAACGTACCCACATGTTCGTCAGGCAAACCCAAAGGTTGTTGCTCATTATTTAAAAGAACCTTTAAAAGACAGTGGTAGAATATATCGTTGTAATGAAATAGTGAAAGATTTTAGACAAAGATTCCAAGTTGAGATAACCACTAGTCAAGCTTGGCGTGGAAAAAGTCTGGCACTAGAGCTTTTACAAGGATCAAGCAGAGATTCGTTTGCAGAACTACCATTTTACTGTTACAATCTAGAGCGGGCAAATCCTGGTTCTGTCACACATATCAAGACTGATGACGAGCGTCCGTTTGAAATGGTCTTTATCGCGATTGGTGCTGCG aTTCGTACCTTTATCTGTAATCTAAGACCGGTGGTGATCATTGATGCTGCACACCTAAAGGGTGAATTTAAAGGGACGTTATTTTTAGCAGTAGGGATGGATGGAAACAACCAAATTTTACCAATTTCCTATGGAATAGGAAAATCAGAGGATGGTGAATCTTGGACATGGTTTCTGTCAAAGCTTAAAGAATGTATCGGTGAAATACCTGAAATGGCGATAATATCGGATAGAGCGAATTCTATACATCTAGCT CTGTGGTGGAAGATATGCAAATCGTACCGATTGTCTGATTTTAACGAGTCATTCAATGCTCTTTGTCTTGCTGTTCCTAGAGTACGTCACACTCTAACAAGTATTGGGTTCGGTAGATGGGCAAGGGTGCATTGTCCATGCAATCGATATCATTATATGACATCTAACAGCGCGGAGTCTATTAACGCTTTATCTAGACACTCGCGTAAAATGTCGGTAACGCAACTCTTAGAGTTCTTCCGGCAATATGTACAGAAATGGTTTTACGATCGCTGTTTGCAAGGTATTCATGAAAAACATTTACTTACACAATGGGCACAgaagaaaatttttaaaaaaattgaagggTCTAGAACCTGGACGGTTGCTGGGATTGAGTTAAACAGTTATTCTGTTGCAGACAGTGGAACGAGGGGTTTAGTTGACTTTGTTAATGGAACCTGTAGTTGCCGAGTTTGGCAGGTTTCTGATTTACCGTGCGGGCATGTTATTGCCGTGTCAAAATTTTTAGGTGAAACCGATTGCAGTAAGTATTGCTTCCCGTGTTACTCAAACGAAGTCTATAAAAAAACTTATGAAGAAGCAATTTATCCACTTCCTCATAGATCTGAATGGGAGATTCCAGAAGACCTTATCAATCTTCAACCGTCGCATATGACAAAACGCCAGGCTGGTCGTCCTCGAGAAAACAACCGGATCTTATCCCGCGGGGAAGAACCTACTCCCCTGTATTGTTCCCGGTGTAACTCATACGGTCATCATCGGGATGTCTGTCGGCAGCCCATGCCGTCAAAAATTCGTACTCGCAAAGGCCCAGACAAAGGGAAAGGGAAAGAAACCGATGATCCTGATCATTTTACACAATCTCCGTCTGATTATATGTATCCGTCTTTTAACTTGGGAGACTTTTAA